The Lysinibacillus timonensis nucleotide sequence TGAAACACCTGTAATGACAGGATCTGTTGGGGAAGTTGTATTCTATAAGCATTACAGTTACCAAGAATTAATTGATCAATTTTTAGGATACTCACTTGAGCTGCCAACTGATCAAGAATTAGCTGAAATCAGCCAAAGTGAACAATTTAAAGAGATGTCAACTTGGCCAGCAAAAGACTCAGTCAAAGTAATTGGTAACACAGTTGTAATAAAATTTGAAGAAATTGAAACGAATTAAAACCTAATTCGTACTAATAAATATGGGGGTACGCTATGCCGTTAGTATCTGTAGTCATCCCAGCTTATAATGAAGAAAAAATGATTACAAAAGCTGCAGAAACAATTTACAGCTTATTAAAAAAAGAAAATATCGAATCTGAACTACTGTTCATTAATGACGGATCAAAAGACGGAACTTGGCAAGAAATTGAACAAGTTAGTCAAAAATATAGTTATGTCAAAGGCATTAATTTCTCGCGTAACTTTGGGAAAGAAGCAGCCATTTTAGCCGGTCTTGAGCATGCTAAAGGGGATTGTTGCGTAGTGATGGACTGCGATTTGCAACACCCTCCAGAAACGGTTATACAGATGTTTCGTCTATGGGAAGAAGGATTTGAAATTGTTGAAGGGGTAAAAGCTTCTCGAGGGACAGAAACGAAAGTGCATGGACTGTTTACAAGAAGCTTCTACCGATTAATTAATAAAGCAACTGGTTTTGATATGTCGAGATCTTCAGATTTTAAACTTTTAGATCGAAAAGTAGTTGAACAATATATCAGATTACCAGAAAGGAAGTTGTTCTTTAGAGCACTATCTTTTTGGTTAGGTTTCAAAAGTACGCAAGTTGAATTTGAGGTTCAAGAACGAACAGAAGGGGAAACAAAGTGGTCTTTTTTCTCCTTAATGAAATATGCATTAACTAATATTACTTCTTTCTCAACTG carries:
- a CDS encoding glycosyltransferase family 2 protein, producing MPLVSVVIPAYNEEKMITKAAETIYSLLKKENIESELLFINDGSKDGTWQEIEQVSQKYSYVKGINFSRNFGKEAAILAGLEHAKGDCCVVMDCDLQHPPETVIQMFRLWEEGFEIVEGVKASRGTETKVHGLFTRSFYRLINKATGFDMSRSSDFKLLDRKVVEQYIRLPERKLFFRALSFWLGFKSTQVEFEVQERTEGETKWSFFSLMKYALTNITSFSTAPMQIITIIGVFFLMFSIVLSVQSLINYLSGQSLGGFTTVILLLLGIGSLLMISLGIIGFYISKIYEEVKRRPRYIVSGKTSNEKK